The Chryseobacterium shigense genome segment GTACATATAGATTCTCCCGTATTTCTCTAATTCTTCCTTGAATTCAGGCAGCAGCTCCGCATGAAACTTAGGATCAAAATAACGCAATGCATTTTTAAGAGCAAGTTTTTTCTCCTCCTCTCCTAAAATTTCTTTACGCTTCGGTGCATGGTTGATATTGGTTTCGTACGGTTTAGGCTGTGGCAGCTGATCCGGAATCCCCTGCTGTATCTGTTCTTGAAATGTCATATTGCTATTTAAAGTTCAATGTTTAGAATGAATTGTTTGAAGTTTTAAAGATATTCAAATTAGGAAATATAGGCAAGGTTGATGTGCTGATTTGGCAATATGATCATTCTATATTTTGTAAATTATCCTTAATTTGAAAACATACCGGTGAAAATTCCCCTCCAGAGGAGGGGAATGTACTCCCGGGAAGACAAAGGGTTTTCAAAAATAAAAAACCTCACTGAAAATCAATCAGTAAGGTTATTATATTTTATTGTAATACCTCGATTCAGGTTAAAACATCGTCATTTTCCTCTTCGTGGTCGTCATCATTGTCGCTTAAGCTCCAGTAATTATTTTCTTCATCTTCGGAACCTATTTCTTCCATGTCATCATCATCTTCGGCTCCCGGGATATCAAGTCCTTTATCCAGCTTATCATCATCCATTTCATTTAGTATAGGGTTTCCGTCACCATCAAGCGGAATGTGGGGTTCCTTATTGAATATATCTTCATTGGGATTGTAATCCATCTGCTCCAGTTTTCTGTTTTGCTCGTTCTTATTATTTTCAGGTATCATAATATTTTGTATTTAGGGGTTTATCAATATCGAACAAAAATAATTCCAAGTCCGTTAATTTTTCCCGGAATATACTTCCGGATTGGCACAATATGGAATTTTTTCACCTTTAAAAAAAGCGATGATATTTTCAGCCGCAATCTTTGCCATTCCTGTTCTGGCCTCAATGGTAGCAGAACCTATATGCGGAAGTACACAGACATTTGAAAGCTCCAGCAGCGGACTTTCCTTAGACATAGGTTCCGGATTGGTTACATCTAAACCGGCACCCCAGATCTTTTTTTCAGTCAAAGCTTCATAAAGATCTTTCTCATTCTGAAAACCTCCTCTTGCCGTATTAATAAAAATAGCATCAGATTTCATTTTTTCAAAAACAGAACCGTTGAAAAGGTCTTTCTGCTCAGGGGTAAAACTGGCATGAATGCTCAATACATCAGATTGTGCAATCAATTCTTCAAAAGAAACATAAGCGGCATTCAGCTCCTGTTCTGCTTCTTCATTCCTGTGACGGTTGTGATAGATGATTTTCATATCAAAAGCTGCCCTGGATTTTTTAGCCATTTCGAAGCCAATCCTTCCCAGCCCTAGTATTCCCAGGGTTTTTCCATACAATTCCTGTCCAAGAGCATGTAACGGATCAAAATCTCCCCAGTTGCCGTCTTTTACTTTCTGAAAATTATAGCTTGCTCTTCTGGCTACAGACTGCATCAGTAAAAAAGCAACATCAGAAGTTGCTTTACTCAGGACATCCGGGGTATTTCCTATGGGAATATTTCTTCGGTTGGCTTCCATAATATCCACATGATCAAAGCCTACGGAATATAAAGCGATTGTTTTTATATCGGGACATTGATCAAAGAAATCTTTGTCGTATTTAAATTCCGCTCCTACACTCAGAATGGCATCATTGTTCTGACAGTGAATCAGCCATTCTTCATGCGAAAGATTTTCATGTTCCGGGATAAAAACCTCCAGTCCTGCTTCTTTCAGCATATTGATTCCTTCTTGCGGAATTCTTTTGCTCACAAATACTTTCATATTTTATTTTGATTTAATTCTGTGTTTACAATATCCAATAAAAAACCTCACTTCTGTTAAAAAGTGAGGTTCTTTAACTTAAATTAAAAATTATTGATCTTCATCTGAAAGATCCTGATTTTTGTCCCAGACCTGAGAAGCCATTTCCTGAATTTCTTCCCAAACATCTTTTGCCGATTTCTGTGTATGAGCCATAAATCCCTGCTTTGTAGGTTCCTGATTCTTACTTTTCATATCATTCATATAATCCTTTACCTGCTGGGTATAGCTTTCTGTATGGTATCCGGGATTATTATGCAGGTTTTTCTGAATATTACTGAAATCATGTGATGATTTAAATCTATTCGTGTCCATAATAATAAAAATTTAAGTGATTAGGTCTTACATTGAATCCAATTACTGTTCCGAAGCCGTCTTAAAGTTTATTAAAATGGATAAAAGCTTTGAATTGATTTAACCACAAAAGGCACAAAATTTTTGAATGCTTTGGTTATTTAAAGTTTAATATTTCGAGAAAAAGTACACTTAAGTTCTTCTAAAATCTTAGGTTTTCTTCTTATGTGAACTTAATATTTTTCGAGCTTCTAAATTTTTGTGCCTTTTGTGGTTTAAAAAATTTGTTAATGATTGGTATCTCCCAACATAGGAACGAATTTATAAGCGCCGAACTCTTCTTTTTCGAATTGTGTAGGAGCCGTTTTTGTAAATCTGTACAGAATCTGCTCATCGGTAGGACCTAACGGAATAACCATTTTCCCGCCGACATTAAGCTGCTTTAATAATTCCGTAGGTAAAACTGAAGCACCACAGGTAACGATAATCTTATCAAAAGGAGCGAAAGTAGGAAGTCCTGCAAAACCGTCTCCGAAGCTCTGAAATTTTGGATTCAAATGCAGCTCACGGAATTTCTTCTTTGAGAAATCAAAAAGGTCTTTCTGCCTTTCCACCGTGTACACCAATGCTTTCATAGCTAATAGAACGGCGGTCTGATATCCGCATCCCGTCCCTATTTCAAGCACTTTCTCACCTGGCTTCACCTGTAACAGCTCAGACTGTTCCGCTACTGTTGAGGGATGTGAAATGGTTTGGTGTGATAGTATGGGAAACGCCCGGTCTTCGTAGGCAAAATCTTCGAAAATACTTTCAATGAAAAGGTGTCTCGGAACTTCGCTCATTGCCAAAAGTACATTTTCATCCGAGATTTCTATATTATGTCTTAAGTATTCGACAAGAATCTTTCTTTTTCCTTTATGTACAAACGAATCATGCATCATTAGTAAGATATAGTTATCAGGTTGCGGGCAGTAGTTTCTACAAAAGTAAACAAACTATCAATATTTGTCAACCTAAAATCTGCAACCTCCTTCTTAATACCTAAAATTATTATCTTTACAAAAATTAAAAAATCTATGTTAAAAGCAGGTTTGGTAGGTGCCGGACATCTGGGAAAGATCCATTTACGACTTCTTAACCAGTCAGATAAGTACGAGCTGGTAGGTTTCCACGATAAAGATACTGAAAACGGAAAAAAAATAGAAGCTGAATTCGGATATAAATATTTTGAAAATTTTGATGAACTTCTTGAGCAGATCGATATGCTGGATATTGTAACTCCTACGATCTACCATTACGATTATGCACTGAAAGCCATTGAAAAAAAGCTTCATTTTTTCATTGAAAAACCGGTGACACAGACACTTGAACAGGCAGAAGAAATTCTTCACAAATGCCAGGAAAATGGTATCAAGGCACAGGTAGGACATGTTGAAAGATACAATCCGGCTTTTATTGCCACTAAAGAATATATTAAAAATCCGATGTTCATTGAGATTCACAGGCTGGCGGAATTCAACCCCAGAGGAACTGATGTTTCTGTGGTGCTTGATCTTATGATTCATGATCTGGATATTTTGCTGAGTATGGCTAAATCTAAGGTTAAAAATATTCATGCAAGTGGTGTATGTGTGGTAAGTAAAACTCCGGATATTGCAAATGCCAGGATAGAATTTGAAAATGGCTGTGTAGCGAATCTTACAACTTCCAGAATTTCCATGAAGGCTATGAGAAAGAGCCGTTTCTTTCAAAAAGATGCTTATATTTCTGTAGATTTCCTTGAGAAAAAAGCAGAAGTGATCCGGATGAAAGACGCTCCTGAAAATCCCACCCCTTTCGATATGATTATTGAGAATGCTGATGGTGAAAAAAACCAGATCCTGTTTGAATATCCGGATATCCAGCCCAATAATGCTATCCTTGATGAATTAAATTCTTTTGCAGACGCCATTACGGATGGTAAAAATGTGGAAGTTTCCCTGGAAGACGGAACAGAAGCTTTAAAAGTTGCCCTTGAAATTGTAAAACTGATTTCATAATTCCAATAAAAAAACTTTTTTAACTTTTAGCATTATGAAAAAAATAGGTCTTTTCTTTCTTTTGGTTTCGTCACTGGCCATTGCACAGAAATCTGCTTTAGAAAAGAAAATAAATTCAATTACGCAAAACAAAAAAGCAACAGTCGGGGTTTCTGTTCTGGGTTTCGAAAATAATTTCCAATACAGTAAAAACGGGGATCAGAAGCTTCCTATGTTAAGTGTTTTCAAGTTTCATATTGCATGTGCAGCTTTGGATCTTGTAGATAAGGGAAAATTATCATTAAACCAGAAAGTATTCATACATAAAACCGATCTGAAGGAAAAAACATGGTCTCCGTTCCGGGAAAAGTATCCTGCCGGAAATATTGAAATTACTTTAAATGAAGTAATCGACTATACGGTAGCTTTCAGTGATAACAACCTGTGTGATGTTCTTTGGAAACTTATTGGCGGGGCAAAAACGGTACAGCAGTTTATGAATGCCAAAGGGGTAAAAGACTTCCAGGTCAAGTACAATGAACAGGAGATGCATGAAAAAAGCTGGGAATCACTTTACGAGAATTACAGTACGACCAATTCTGCCGTATCGGCCCTGAAAAAGTTCTATGACGGGAAATTGCTTTCCAAAAAGTCTACGGATTATCTGATGCAAATTATGACCGGAACGAAAACAGGAACCAATAAAATTGTTGAGCAGCTTCCGAAAAATACTCCTGTTGCACATAAAACAGGCTCTTCAGGAAAAAATAACAAAGGACTTACGATTGCTGAAAATGATATGGGAATCATCACGCTTCCAAACGGAAAGCATTACGCAATTGCCGTATTTGTAAACAATTCTACGGAGACAGAAGCTGTAAACTGTAAAATGGTTTCTGATATTTCCAAAGCGGTTTGGGATGATTTTAATAAGTAAAATATTAAGCTTATTTTTAAAGCAGATAAATGACTTACGGCTTAATAATTAAAAGCCGGCAGGCTGAATCACCTAAAATTTAACTATCTATAAAAAATAAAAGAAAAAATGATCAAAAACATTGTAGTTATTGGAGCCGGAACCATGGGAAATGGTATTGCACATACTTTTGCACAAAGCGGATTCAAAGTAAATCTGGTAGACGTATCCCGGGAGGCTCTTGACAGAGGGATTAAAACAATCACAACCAACCTCGACAGAATAATTGCAAAGGGAAACCTTACAGAAGAACAAAAAACTGAAACATTAGGAAATATCAGCACTTTCACAGAACTTAAAGAAGCTGCCGGAAGCGCAGATCTTATCGTGGAAGCTGCAACTGAAAACCAGGACCTGAAGCTTAAGATCTTTGGTCAGATGGATGAATTTGCTCCTGCCGACTGTATCCTGGCTACCAATACCTCTTCTATTTCTATCACAAAGATTGCAGCAGCTACCAAAAGAGCTGATAAAGTAATCGGGATGCATTTTATGAATCCGGTTCCTATTATGAAGCTGGTAGAGATCATCAAAGGATATTCTACTTCCAAAGAGACTTTTGATGCCATTTATGAGATGAGCAAAACATTAGGGAAAGTTCCTGTGGAAGTGAATGATTATCCTGGTTTTGTGGCTAACAGAATTCTTATGCCAATGATTAATGAATCTATCGAAACACTATACAACGGTGTGGCAGGTGTAGAAGAAATAGACACGGTAATGAAGCTTGGAATGGCACATCCTATGGGACCTCTTCAGCTTGCTGACTTTATCGGTCTTGATATCTGTCTTGCGATTCTTAATGTGATGTATGACGGCTTCAAAAATCCTAAATATGCTCCAAACCCGCTTCTTGTAAACATGGTGATGGCCGGAAAACTTGGGGTGAAGTCCGGAGAAGGTTTCTATGATTATTCAGAAAGTAAAAAAGCTGAAAAAGTTTCAAAAATGTTTTTGAAATAATTTTAAGTCAATAATTTTATTTATCTTTGATTAAAGTTAAAATATTAAAAAAATGAAATTACCAAAGTTTTTATTAGCAGACAATTCGGAATTTCCTGAAGATTTATTCGTAGTTCATACAGAATACCCAAGATTTATCTTAAACGTAGAGGAAGAAGAAGTTGAGTGGCTGGATGATCTGGAAGGCGATGATGAGGAAACTATGGCAGATGAGGCTACAAAAGTGGTAGAAGCTGCGTTTAAATGGTGCGATGAAGAATTGGCTAAATACGACGAAGAAGAGGAAGAATAATAACTACCTTACACATAAAAAAAGGAACTCAAATTGAGTTCCTTTTTTATTTTTATTCAGTTTTATTGAATTTCAACAGCAGAAGATTGTCCTGATAAAGTTCCAGAGTGGTTCCGGAAACTACATATTTATTAGCCTTCCCCATCATATCCATAAAGTTCTGCTCAACGCTCACATTATTGCACATCATTTTGGTAGACCCCATTTGACCGGCAGAGAAATCTCCTGTGGAAGGATCTAATTTAGCCGTTCCGAAATAGTTATTACATCCGCCATTTCCACTGATCTTTTCACCATCGATATTAAGGGTCGGAACCTTGCCTTTCACGTTATCTGCCAACGTCCATTTTGTACCGGCCAGTGAAGGCTGTACCTTACCCACTTTAGATGCGGAAGGGCTGGACATTGTACCACAAGACGCAAGAACAGCTGCCGCACAAATACTTAAAAAAAGATTTTTCATTTTTTTCTTTTTGAATTACTCAAATTTAAGGAAATATTATTATCTAAACGGCTTGTGAAGGATTTTATTATTTCCTGGGAGTCTATTTTAGGATTATTTTTTAGTCTTCCGTTATTGAGCAGATGATAACGTTAAAAATAAGATGATGCGGATGTGTGTGAGGTTGCAAATAAAAAACGGGCTTTACAGCCCGTTCCAATATGATTTTATTCTTAACTAAGATCTTAATTCTGCATTGTATTCTTTCTGGAATGCTTTGATTAATGAATCCATCACGGAAGCAATTTCTTTTTCTTCCAGTGTTTTTTCTTCATTTAAAAGCTCAAAGCTCATTGCATACGATTTCTTGCCTTCAGGAAGATTTTTTCCTTCATAAACATCGAATAAGTTGATATTCCTGATGTAAGGTGATTTGTTCTTTCTGGCAGTCTCGTACAGGTCCTGATAATTGATGTTCTTATCGATCAACAGAGCAAGATCCCTTCTGATTTTATTGAATTTAGGAATATCGTTAAACTTAAGAACATTTTTAGAACGCAGTTCCTGAGCCAATTCAAGCTCAATTTCTGCGTAGAAACATTCCTGATCGATATCAAAGTCTTTCAGTAGAATCGGAGATACTTTTCCTATTCTTACCAAAGCTTTTTCTCCTGTTTCATAAGCCAATGCATCAGAAAATCTTTCATCCGTTAAAGGAATTTCCTTATAAGTAATGCCAAGTCTTTCCAACAAAACTTTCACATAAGCTTTAAGATGATAGAAGCTTACCGCAGATTTAGGCTGCAGCCAGTTTTCGGCAACATCTCTTCCCGAAACAAGAAGGGCAAGCTGCTTTCTTTCTTCGTACTTATCTCTTTTATGATAAATTTTCCCGAACTCAAAAAATTTGATATCCTGGTTCTTTCTGTTGATGTTATAAACCGCATTTTGCAGAAGACCTTCCAATAAGGATTTTCTCATAAACGCAAGATCTCCGCTCAAGGGGTTCAGTAATTTTACAGCATCTTTTTCATCTTTTACAGATGTAAGAGAGTTGTTCATCACCTCATTGAAGCCAAGCCCCTGTAAAGTTCTCGCCCAGTTGTTTTCAAGCTCGTCCTGATCGTTGGCACTCAGTTTTACCGGAGTAAATGAAATTTTCTGCGGAGCATCTATTTTATTGTATCCGTAGATCCTTAAAATTTCTTCAATGACGTCTATTTCTCTTGTTACATCTGCTCTGTAAGCAGGTACTGAGATTTCAAGACCGTTCTGGATTTCATTCAGAACCTGGATTTCAAGGGACTTCAGGATTTCTTTTACTTTTTCTCTGTGGATTTTTGTTCCAAGTATCTGTTCGATTCTTGAGAACCTGATGATTACATAATTGTCCTCAATTTTCTTCGGATATTCTTCCAGTAAATCTCCTGCTAATTTTCCTCCGGCAAGTTCCTGGATCATTTTAACAGCATGGGTAATTGCTGTTCTGGTCATATTGGGATCTACTCCCCTTTCAAATCTGAAAGAAGCATCTGTATTTAAACCATGGAATTTAGCGCCTTTTCTCACGGCTACCGGATTGAAATAAGCACTTTCCAGGAAAATGGTTTTTGTTTCATTGGATACCCCTGAACTGGCACCACCAAAAACACCGGCAATACACATCGGGTTATCTTTTCCGTCTTTGATCATCACCTCAGAACCGTTTAATGTTCTTTCTACACCATCCAGAGTGGTAAATTTTGTCCCTTCTTTTACGGTTCCCACCTTCACTTTATTACCGGTAATTTTATCGGCATCAAATGCATGAAGAGGCTGGCCGTATCCGTGAAGAATATAATTCGTAATATCTACAATATTGTTGATCGGGCTTAAGCCGATTGCTTTCAGTCTGTCTTTTAACCAAGCCGGAGATTCTGCCACTTTTACGTCCTCAATAACAGCTCCGATATATCTTGGGCACAGTTCTTTATTTTCCACTTCTAAAGTGAAACTGTGTGAACCTTCAACGTTCAAAGCTACAGAAGCTACTTTTGTAAATATTGATTTCTGCTGATTCGTTGAAAGGAATGCATGAAGGTCTCTTGCAACACCGTAATGCGACATGGCATCGGTTCTGTTGGGTGTTAAACCAATCTCAATTACTTCATCATTAGTCAATTCAAAATAGTCAGCAAAATTCTTTCCTACCTGGTATTTTATTTCATCCAGAACCATAATTCCGCCATGATCATCGCTAAGGCCAAGTTCATCTTCTGCACAGATCATTCCCTGGGAAACTTCACTTCTTATTTTCGCTTCCTTGATCTCAAAAAAGTTTCCGGTTTTGTCATAGATTTTAGTTCCAACAACGGCTACAGGAACTGTTTGCCCTGCTTCAACATTAGGAGCACCACAAACAATATTTAATATTTTCCCATTCCCTACATCAACTGTCGTTTTCTTTAATTTGTCGGCGTTCGGGTGTTTCTCACACGTCAATACTTTACCTACTACAATACCTTCCAGACTTCCTTTAACACTTTCAAATTTTTCTATCCCCTCTACTTCAAGACCAATATCTGTAAGGAATTCTCCGATTCTTTCAGTTTTCAGTTCCGTTTTGATAAAGTCTTTCAGCCAGTTGTTTGATATTTTCATTTATTAAATTTTGAAAATTTTATTTGAATTTTTTTCCAGTACAAATGTCGTGTTTTTTTAAGAAATAGAGAAATTTAGAAATGATTTTAAAACAAATAGTTTTTGATTAATCATCTCCTATTCATTTAGAGAATTTCCCTGTAAAAAACCGAATATATAACGTTATTTTACTTTTTAATTGCTTGTTGAAATAAAAAAGAGACTGAAAGATTCAGTCTCTTGTAGTTTTATGCATTAAAATATTATAATCCGATTACCGGCATTGATAACATCAGAATATTTTCACTTTCTTCAAGACCGTCAAGCGGTTCAATGATTCCCGGTCTGTTAGGCTGAGACATTTTCATAGTGATATCGTCCGAACCTAAAATGGTAAGCATTTCCGTTAAAAACTTAGAGCTAAAACCAATATTGATATCTTCTCCGTTGTAATCGCAAGGAATCTGCATATCCGCTTTGTTTGCATACTCGGTATCTTCTGCATGAAGGTGAAGAATATTGGCAGATAATTTAAATCTCACCTGGTTGGTAGATTTGTTAGACATAATGGATGCTCTTTTGATCGCTCCTAAAAGAAGGTTTCTGTTGATCGTCAGTACATTTGGATTCTCTTTCGGGATTACTGCTGTATAATTGGGGTATTTACCGTCTATCAGTCGGCAGATCCAGATGTGTTTCCCAAAAGTAAATTTAGCCATATTCTCATTGAAATCGATGGTAACGTCTTCATTGGAACTTGCCAGTATGTTTTTGAAAATGTTCAGAGGTTTTTTAGGCATGATGAATTCCATTGGCTCGGCATTCATCAGGTCTGCTCTTTTATAGACCACCAGTCTGTGGGAATCTGTGGAAACAAAATTGGTTTCGTTTTCTCCAAACTGGAACAGTACTCCGGTCATTACAGGACGAAGAGAGTCGTTACTTGTAGCAAAAAGAGTATTCGTCAATGCTTCAGACAGAACTCCTGCCGGCATTGTTACGCTCTGGGATGCATCAAATTCCGGTAATTCCGGGTAATCATCAGCATTATCCAGTGCTACAGCGAAGTTGTCTTTTTCATCCAAAATCTCAAGCTGGCTTCCGGTTCCTTCAGCATTATCCTTCACAACGAACGTCAAAGGCTGTTCACCATAGGTCTTGATAAAATCCTGAAAAATTTTAGCAGGAACGGCAAATTTACCCGAATCGTCAGACTTTACTTCCAGAGAAGTCACAAGAGTAGTCTCGCCATCAGATGCTGTAATGGTAACGTTATTTCCGTCTAATTCAAAAAGATAGTTTTCTAAAATCGGTCTCGACTGAGAGCTTGATATTACGCCACTTACAGTTTGCAATGCTTTCTGCAGTTCACCACTTGAAATAATAAATTTCATAGATTTAAAAATAAGTTTCTACAAATATAATAAATAGAAACTATAATGAAAAAAATAATCTTAAGGAGTTTTGAACAAATATCATCAATTTGTTTTCAGGACTGATTTGATACTCAAATTTAACACTGATTATTGATTTTGGATACAAAAACCTATCCCTAGTTTTTCATGTACAGATTAAGAAAAACAGGTTTCCAATTTATTATTTTCATCAAAATACAAATCTTATCTTTGTTAAAAATAAGCCATGCAGAAACCACCTATTCACAAAAGTTTTTTGAATGCTTTCCGCGGTGTTTTCCTGATGATGAAGACGGAAAGGAATTTCCGGATTGAGCTTGCAGCATTTTTCGTTAACCTGATTCTGATTTTATATTTCAGGCTTTCAGCGGTTGATACAATACTCATTCTTATGGCTTCACTAAGTGTTTTGGGTGCCGAAATATTCAATACCGCTATAGAAAAGATATGCGATATTGTACAGCCTGAATTCGATAAAAGAATTGGTTTTATCAAGGATATTTCTGCCGCAGCGGTCCTTTTACTGACCATCGGGGCCGTTATTACAGGGATAATTATTTACCGGAAATATGTATTTCAATAAAAAAGCACTCCGGAAGAACAGATAGGCTATTATAAATATTTTTCTATGATGGATATTGCAGTTTCTGCCATTATTCCGTAACCCTTTTCGTTAGGATGTACACCGTCTGCAGAAAGTAAAATTTCCTTATCATCCAGGACAGCAGCATGAAAATCAACATGATGAACTGAATTTTCGGAAGCCACATCTTTAAGTATCTGATTGTAAACTATTACTTCTTCATTTGTTCTGAGCTTTCCGGTTGCACTTTCTATCCCGTCTACTTTTTGAGAAACCGGGAGAATGTTTACCAGATAAATATCATTGGTGTATTGTTTTGCATGATGAATCGCTTCATTGATGTTATTCCTGAACTGTTCCAGATTTACCATATGGGTTCCGTCTTTTTTTGCCAGATCATTGGCTCCGTACCCGATAAAAACAACATTTCCCTCTGCTGAATTTCTGGCTGCCAGCTCGTAAGGCATCCTTTTCAGCAGCCCGACTGTGGTTTCGCCTCCGATTCCAAGATTAAAGAGGATCAGTTCATTTTTTCCTTCATGGAACTGCTGGAGTGCATATCTTTTAAGAATATCTACCCAGCCTCCGAATACGCCGTCATACTCCCCATATGTGATGCTGTCTCCAAAGAACAGCCCGTAAATCATTTTTTTCATGTTTAATAAGATGTGGATATTAGATATTAGACACTAGATTTCAGATGCCAGATGTCAGATGTTTAGTAGATATATCATTTATTGTTTACAATTGACCATTCATCATTAATCTAAAATCAATCCAAAATTAGTGTAATATTTTGGTGTGATTCTATAATTTCCACTAAAATATCAAATAAGGTCTGCCCTTTTCCTGAGACCAATTCATCCAGTTTATGCTGTATAAGATCTATATTGAAAGGCTTTCCCTGACTGATCTTGTTCTCATAAAAGCTGCGGGTTGCGTCAAAGCCCAGATCTTTTTCTGATTTTTGGGATTCTTTCCAGATCATCTCTATTTCCTCATCGTTTTCAAAGACACCGAAACCTCCGTACAAAATATCATCAAAGCCGTCCAGTGTTCCTACTTTCCAGTCAGCATCCTTCATAAGAACAGATGAAACCTCATCATAAAACCCGGCCAGATTTGAAAAATGACCGCCATTAATGACGGTCATTTTCCTGTTATTTTTATTTGAAGTACTCCACTCCATTTTTGAATATATTGTGGTAATTCGCGGTAGGTATGTTTTTCATGAGGCCTTCTGCAAATCGTTCAGGGTGCCCCATTCTTCCGTAAATCTTTCCGCACGGGCTGGTAACTCCTTCAATTCCGAATAATGAATTATTAGGATTGAACGGCATTCCGTGGGCAATATTTCCGTTAAGATCGATGTATTGGGTAGCAATCTGCCCGTTCTCGTAAAGTTTTTGAATTTCTTCTTCGGAAGCCATGAAACGGCCTTCACCGTGAGAAATGGGAATGGTAAATACCTGATCTTTCATTCCTTTTAACCATGGGCTTTCATCATTAACCACCTTTACATTCACCATCTGGGAAATATGCCTTCTGATGGCATTGTGAGCCAATGTCGGAGAATTTTCATCCAGATCTTTGATTCTTCCGTAAGGCAATAAACCAGATTTAACCAAAGCCTGGAACCCGTTACAGATCCCGATAATCATACCGTCTCTGTCCAGCAGCTCGTGAACAGCATTTTTCATTTTTTCGTTTTTCAGGACGTTGACAATGAATTTTGCGGAACCGTCCGGCTCATCCCCTGCTGAGAAACCTCCTGAGAATGCCAGAATCTGAGATGTTCTGATCTCTTCCACCCATGCATCAATGCTTTCATCCAATAACTGGTGATTGATATTGATTAAAGGTAAACTGCTTACTATTGCACCTTCTTTTGCAAAAGCATTTAAGGTATCATACTCGCAGTTGGTTCCCGGGAAAACCGGTGCGAATACTTTCGGCTGGGCAATTCCGTGCTTTTTAATAATGATATTT includes the following:
- a CDS encoding SGNH/GDSL hydrolase family protein — its product is MKKMIYGLFFGDSITYGEYDGVFGGWVDILKRYALQQFHEGKNELILFNLGIGGETTVGLLKRMPYELAARNSAEGNVVFIGYGANDLAKKDGTHMVNLEQFRNNINEAIHHAKQYTNDIYLVNILPVSQKVDGIESATGKLRTNEEVIVYNQILKDVASENSVHHVDFHAAVLDDKEILLSADGVHPNEKGYGIMAETAISIIEKYL
- the dnaN gene encoding DNA polymerase III subunit beta, producing MKFIISSGELQKALQTVSGVISSSQSRPILENYLFELDGNNVTITASDGETTLVTSLEVKSDDSGKFAVPAKIFQDFIKTYGEQPLTFVVKDNAEGTGSQLEILDEKDNFAVALDNADDYPELPEFDASQSVTMPAGVLSEALTNTLFATSNDSLRPVMTGVLFQFGENETNFVSTDSHRLVVYKRADLMNAEPMEFIMPKKPLNIFKNILASSNEDVTIDFNENMAKFTFGKHIWICRLIDGKYPNYTAVIPKENPNVLTINRNLLLGAIKRASIMSNKSTNQVRFKLSANILHLHAEDTEYANKADMQIPCDYNGEDINIGFSSKFLTEMLTILGSDDITMKMSQPNRPGIIEPLDGLEESENILMLSMPVIGL
- the pheT gene encoding phenylalanine--tRNA ligase subunit beta, which gives rise to MKISNNWLKDFIKTELKTERIGEFLTDIGLEVEGIEKFESVKGSLEGIVVGKVLTCEKHPNADKLKKTTVDVGNGKILNIVCGAPNVEAGQTVPVAVVGTKIYDKTGNFFEIKEAKIRSEVSQGMICAEDELGLSDDHGGIMVLDEIKYQVGKNFADYFELTNDEVIEIGLTPNRTDAMSHYGVARDLHAFLSTNQQKSIFTKVASVALNVEGSHSFTLEVENKELCPRYIGAVIEDVKVAESPAWLKDRLKAIGLSPINNIVDITNYILHGYGQPLHAFDADKITGNKVKVGTVKEGTKFTTLDGVERTLNGSEVMIKDGKDNPMCIAGVFGGASSGVSNETKTIFLESAYFNPVAVRKGAKFHGLNTDASFRFERGVDPNMTRTAITHAVKMIQELAGGKLAGDLLEEYPKKIEDNYVIIRFSRIEQILGTKIHREKVKEILKSLEIQVLNEIQNGLEISVPAYRADVTREIDVIEEILRIYGYNKIDAPQKISFTPVKLSANDQDELENNWARTLQGLGFNEVMNNSLTSVKDEKDAVKLLNPLSGDLAFMRKSLLEGLLQNAVYNINRKNQDIKFFEFGKIYHKRDKYEERKQLALLVSGRDVAENWLQPKSAVSFYHLKAYVKVLLERLGITYKEIPLTDERFSDALAYETGEKALVRIGKVSPILLKDFDIDQECFYAEIELELAQELRSKNVLKFNDIPKFNKIRRDLALLIDKNINYQDLYETARKNKSPYIRNINLFDVYEGKNLPEGKKSYAMSFELLNEEKTLEEKEIASVMDSLIKAFQKEYNAELRS
- a CDS encoding ribonuclease inhibitor codes for the protein MEWSTSNKNNRKMTVINGGHFSNLAGFYDEVSSVLMKDADWKVGTLDGFDDILYGGFGVFENDEEIEMIWKESQKSEKDLGFDATRSFYENKISQGKPFNIDLIQHKLDELVSGKGQTLFDILVEIIESHQNITLILD
- a CDS encoding diacylglycerol kinase family protein, producing the protein MQKPPIHKSFLNAFRGVFLMMKTERNFRIELAAFFVNLILILYFRLSAVDTILILMASLSVLGAEIFNTAIEKICDIVQPEFDKRIGFIKDISAAAVLLLTIGAVITGIIIYRKYVFQ